From the Sphingomonas phyllosphaerae 5.2 genome, one window contains:
- a CDS encoding DNA-packaging protein, translating into MSAVAKRALRSLAQLELADRERLVARLSPAAMGEIEQAWELWAHAGQLPPPGDWRVWLLQAGRGFGKTRAGAEWVRAMAEAVPEARIALVGATIEDARRVMVEGPSGVLAVSRAADAAVWRPTSGEVRFGNGARAIVYSAAAPEKLRGPEHHFAWADELAKWRLPAAWDNLAMGLRLGERPRVLVTTTPRTTPLMRQVRATPGTVVTRGTTRDNAYLPDAFVAAMEASYGGTRLGRQELDGELIEDVAGALWPRALIERQRTAQVPELLRVVVGVDPPAGIGGDACGIVAAGVGRDGHGYVIEDASVTGASPERWAHAVAACAARVSAERVVAEANQGGAMVEQVLRAAQATLPIRLVHATRGKAARAEPVAALYERGRVWHARAFPALEDELAGLVAGGGYEGPGRSPDRADACVWALTALMLDRQGEVRVRSM; encoded by the coding sequence ATGAGCGCGGTGGCCAAACGCGCGCTGCGGTCTCTGGCGCAGCTGGAGCTGGCGGACCGCGAACGGCTGGTGGCGCGGCTGAGCCCCGCCGCGATGGGCGAGATCGAGCAGGCGTGGGAGCTGTGGGCGCATGCCGGGCAATTGCCGCCGCCGGGCGACTGGCGCGTGTGGCTGTTGCAGGCCGGGCGCGGCTTCGGGAAGACGCGGGCGGGCGCGGAATGGGTGCGCGCGATGGCGGAGGCGGTACCGGAAGCGCGGATCGCGCTGGTCGGTGCGACGATCGAGGATGCGCGCCGCGTGATGGTGGAGGGCCCGAGCGGCGTGTTGGCAGTTTCGCGCGCCGCCGATGCCGCGGTGTGGCGGCCGACCAGTGGCGAGGTGCGGTTCGGCAACGGTGCGCGCGCGATCGTCTATTCGGCGGCGGCGCCGGAGAAATTGCGCGGGCCCGAACATCATTTCGCCTGGGCCGACGAACTCGCGAAGTGGCGGTTGCCGGCGGCGTGGGACAATCTGGCGATGGGGCTGCGGCTGGGCGAGCGCCCGCGCGTGCTGGTGACGACGACGCCGCGTACGACGCCGCTGATGCGGCAGGTGCGCGCGACGCCGGGCACGGTGGTGACGCGCGGCACGACGCGCGACAATGCGTACCTGCCGGACGCGTTCGTGGCGGCGATGGAGGCCAGCTACGGCGGGACACGGCTGGGGCGGCAGGAGCTGGACGGCGAGCTGATCGAGGACGTGGCGGGCGCGCTGTGGCCGCGTGCGCTGATCGAGCGGCAGCGCACCGCGCAGGTGCCGGAACTGCTGCGCGTGGTGGTGGGCGTCGACCCGCCGGCCGGCATCGGCGGCGATGCGTGCGGGATCGTCGCGGCCGGGGTGGGGCGCGACGGGCATGGTTATGTCATCGAGGATGCGAGCGTGACCGGGGCGAGCCCGGAACGCTGGGCGCATGCCGTCGCGGCCTGCGCGGCGCGTGTCTCGGCGGAGCGCGTGGTAGCGGAAGCGAACCAGGGCGGCGCAATGGTGGAGCAGGTGCTGCGCGCGGCGCAGGCGACGCTGCCGATCCGGCTGGTTCACGCGACGCGCGGAAAGGCGGCGCGCGCGGAGCCGGTGGCCGCGCTCTACGAGCGGGGACGGGTGTGGCACGCGCGGGCGTTCCCGGCGCTGGAGGACGAGCTGGCCGGGTTGGTCGCCGGGGGTGGCTATGAGGGCCCCGGGCGCTCCCCGGATCGCGCGGATGCGTGCGTCTGGGCGCTGACCGCGCTGATGCTCGACCGGCAGGGCGAGGTGCGGGTGCGATCGATGTGA
- a CDS encoding phage portal protein, translating into MAWFGWKSGRAVARPALGRGAGVARAVGGWPQGYEAQVRAGYCGNAIAQRAVRLVAEGVEGAPLDVGDERLRALVAGRGLLEATTAQVLLHGNAFVQVLRDGEGTVAELFALRPERVSVELGADGWPGAYLYRVGVRTTRLDPGSVIHVRRFNPVDDHYGLGCLGAASAAIAIHNAASAWSKALLDNAARPSGALVYDAGDGSVLSPEQFRRLREEMEQGFAGAGNAGRPMLLEGGLKWQAMSLTPADMDFAGTKAAAAREIALGFGVPPMLLGLPGDSTYANYKEANKALWRLTVLPLAGTILSALRDGLAEAFPDARLQVDLDRVPALSEDRERLWRMVGGADFISPEEKRQMVDWQ; encoded by the coding sequence ATGGCATGGTTCGGATGGAAATCCGGGCGCGCGGTCGCGCGTCCGGCGCTGGGGCGTGGCGCGGGGGTGGCGCGCGCGGTGGGCGGATGGCCGCAGGGTTATGAGGCGCAGGTCCGCGCCGGCTATTGCGGCAACGCGATCGCACAGCGCGCGGTGCGGCTGGTGGCGGAGGGCGTCGAGGGCGCGCCGCTGGACGTCGGGGACGAGCGGCTGCGCGCGTTGGTGGCGGGACGCGGGTTGCTGGAGGCGACGACGGCGCAGGTGCTGCTGCACGGGAACGCCTTCGTGCAGGTGCTGCGCGACGGCGAGGGGACGGTGGCGGAACTGTTCGCGCTGCGGCCCGAGCGGGTGTCGGTCGAGCTGGGTGCGGACGGCTGGCCGGGGGCGTATCTGTACCGCGTCGGGGTCCGCACGACGCGGCTCGATCCGGGAAGCGTGATCCATGTGCGGCGCTTCAACCCGGTCGACGACCATTATGGGCTGGGGTGCCTGGGTGCTGCATCGGCGGCGATCGCGATCCACAATGCGGCGAGCGCGTGGAGCAAGGCGCTGCTCGACAACGCCGCGCGGCCGTCCGGCGCGCTGGTCTATGACGCGGGCGACGGATCGGTGCTGAGCCCCGAACAGTTCCGGCGGCTGCGCGAGGAAATGGAGCAGGGGTTCGCGGGGGCCGGCAATGCCGGGCGCCCGATGCTGCTGGAAGGCGGCCTCAAGTGGCAGGCGATGAGCCTGACCCCGGCCGACATGGACTTCGCCGGCACCAAGGCGGCGGCGGCACGCGAGATCGCGCTGGGCTTCGGGGTGCCGCCGATGCTGCTGGGGCTGCCGGGCGACAGCACGTACGCCAATTACAAGGAGGCGAACAAGGCGCTGTGGCGGCTGACGGTGCTGCCGCTGGCGGGGACGATCCTGTCGGCGCTGCGCGACGGGCTGGCGGAGGCGTTCCCGGATGCGCGGTTGCAGGTCGATCTCGACCGGGTGCCGGCGCTGAGCGAGGACCGCGAGCGGCTGTGGCGGATGGTGGGAGGGGCCGACTTCATCTCGCCGGAGGAAAAGCGGCAGATGGTCGACTGGCAGTGA
- a CDS encoding DUF6127 family protein — translation MSGAGNAAGGSVLAQLLAQGRGEGADIATLRAIAEEAGELGALRALRRLGLADEGAAGDVAELRELVRAWRDAKRSAWRALAAWVVRVVLALLLAGIAMRLGFDEVLKHGAAK, via the coding sequence GTGAGCGGCGCCGGGAACGCGGCTGGCGGAAGCGTGCTGGCGCAATTGCTGGCGCAGGGACGCGGCGAGGGCGCCGACATCGCGACGCTGCGCGCGATCGCCGAGGAGGCGGGCGAGTTGGGCGCGCTGCGCGCGCTGCGGCGGCTGGGATTGGCGGACGAAGGCGCGGCCGGCGACGTGGCGGAACTGCGCGAGCTGGTGCGGGCGTGGCGCGACGCCAAACGCTCGGCCTGGCGCGCGCTGGCGGCGTGGGTGGTGCGCGTCGTGCTGGCGCTGCTGCTCGCCGGGATCGCGATGCGGCTGGGGTTCGACGAAGTGCTGAAGCACGGAGCGGCCAAGTGA
- a CDS encoding HK97 family phage prohead protease has translation MRIVGYAAVFDRVDRAGDVMRRGAFADAAIVPLLMQHRGAPVGVVLSLAEDARGLRVEARIDDAAVARLVRARALPGLSVGYRAHVVEQGAWRTIRRAELVEISLVTVPMQPAARIERIVGL, from the coding sequence GTGAGGATCGTCGGCTATGCGGCGGTGTTCGACCGCGTCGACCGCGCCGGCGACGTGATGCGGCGCGGTGCCTTCGCAGACGCCGCGATCGTGCCGCTGCTGATGCAGCATCGCGGCGCACCGGTCGGCGTGGTGCTGTCGCTGGCGGAGGATGCGCGCGGCCTGCGGGTCGAGGCGCGCATCGACGATGCGGCGGTCGCGCGGCTGGTGCGGGCGCGGGCGCTGCCGGGATTGTCGGTCGGGTACCGCGCGCACGTCGTCGAGCAGGGCGCGTGGCGCACGATCCGGCGTGCCGAACTGGTCGAGATCAGCCTGGTGACGGTGCCGATGCAGCCGGCGGCGCGCATCGAGCGGATCGTCGGCCTTTGA
- a CDS encoding phage major capsid protein, giving the protein MNDTVVARPVLDGARVQGGGAFDGFVRSGTTIELKAFTGTTGDQGGFAIPREIDAQIDAVLKNASPIRGIANVVQVGSAGYRKLVTTGGTPSGWAAETDARPMSGTPTFVEIAPPMGELYANPSASQAMLDDALFDVEAWLAGEIAAEFAKAEGQAFVNGNGVNRPRGFMQSPTAATNDATRAFGTLQHLPTGTAGDFGANGAERLIDLVQALRAPYRQGATFVMNAATAARIRKFKTSDGQFLWQPSLVSGQPATLLGYPVVEAEDMPDVAAGSNAVAFGNFRMGYLIAERTETSVLRDPYSNKPFVTFYATKRVGGCVSNSEAIKLLKFAAG; this is encoded by the coding sequence ATGAACGATACGGTGGTGGCGCGCCCGGTGCTGGATGGCGCGCGCGTGCAGGGTGGCGGGGCGTTCGACGGCTTCGTGCGGTCGGGAACGACGATCGAGCTGAAGGCCTTCACCGGTACGACCGGCGACCAGGGCGGCTTTGCGATCCCGCGCGAGATCGATGCGCAGATCGATGCGGTGTTGAAGAACGCCAGCCCGATCCGCGGCATCGCGAACGTCGTGCAGGTCGGATCGGCGGGATATCGCAAGCTGGTGACGACCGGCGGCACGCCGTCGGGCTGGGCGGCGGAGACCGATGCGCGGCCGATGTCGGGAACGCCGACGTTCGTCGAGATCGCGCCGCCGATGGGCGAGCTGTATGCCAACCCGTCCGCGAGCCAGGCGATGCTCGACGACGCGTTGTTCGACGTCGAGGCGTGGCTGGCCGGCGAGATCGCGGCGGAATTCGCCAAGGCCGAAGGGCAGGCGTTCGTGAACGGCAACGGCGTCAATCGCCCGCGCGGCTTCATGCAGTCGCCGACCGCGGCGACGAACGACGCGACGCGCGCGTTCGGGACGTTGCAGCACCTGCCGACCGGGACGGCGGGCGACTTCGGCGCGAACGGCGCGGAGCGGCTGATCGACCTGGTGCAGGCGTTGCGTGCGCCCTACCGCCAGGGCGCGACCTTCGTGATGAACGCGGCGACGGCGGCACGCATCCGCAAGTTCAAGACCAGCGACGGGCAATTCCTGTGGCAGCCGAGCCTCGTCTCCGGACAGCCCGCGACGCTGCTCGGTTATCCGGTGGTCGAAGCCGAGGACATGCCGGACGTGGCCGCGGGCAGCAACGCCGTGGCCTTCGGCAACTTCCGCATGGGCTATCTGATCGCGGAGCGCACCGAGACCAGCGTGCTGCGCGATCCGTATAGCAACAAGCCGTTCGTGACCTTCTACGCGACCAAGCGCGTCGGCGGGTGCGTTTCGAACAGCGAGGCGATCAAGCTGCTGAAGTTCGCCGCCGGCTGA
- the gp17 gene encoding tail completion protein gp17 — protein sequence MTSAGSGAVRAAVLARLRTQVAVTRVFEGAAAKGTVPFLTLRDWGASDWGTKDRAGGELRIGVAVRDAGESGARAVALAAAAETALLSLPSVAGWRVVTAVPVRSVLVNEGVGRWSALVDVRIRIMAED from the coding sequence GTGACCAGCGCCGGGAGCGGGGCGGTGCGGGCGGCGGTGCTGGCGCGGCTGCGTACGCAGGTGGCGGTGACGCGCGTGTTCGAGGGAGCGGCGGCGAAGGGGACCGTGCCGTTCCTGACGTTGCGCGACTGGGGCGCAAGCGACTGGGGGACGAAGGACCGCGCCGGGGGCGAATTGCGCATCGGCGTGGCGGTGCGCGACGCAGGCGAGAGTGGCGCGCGCGCGGTGGCGCTGGCCGCCGCGGCGGAAACGGCGCTGCTGTCGCTTCCGTCGGTCGCGGGATGGCGGGTGGTGACGGCGGTGCCGGTGCGCAGCGTGCTCGTAAACGAGGGTGTGGGACGCTGGTCGGCGCTGGTCGACGTGCGGATACGGATCATGGCGGAGGATTGA
- a CDS encoding phage major tail protein, TP901-1 family, with translation MAAEKGSAFLLKVGDGASPVAYRTVAGLRTTQLSVNGEAVGVTSKDSGGWRELLSGAGVRSVSVAAAGVFTGSAAEARVKASALAGTLDDYRLTFESGEMMTGRFLVTRLDYAGDYNGERSYTVALESSGQVVSA, from the coding sequence ATGGCGGCGGAAAAGGGCAGTGCGTTCCTGCTGAAGGTCGGCGATGGCGCCAGCCCGGTGGCGTATCGGACGGTGGCGGGGCTGCGCACGACGCAGCTGAGCGTCAACGGCGAGGCGGTGGGGGTGACCAGCAAGGATTCGGGCGGGTGGCGCGAATTGCTGTCGGGCGCAGGCGTAAGGTCGGTGAGCGTCGCTGCGGCGGGGGTGTTCACGGGATCGGCGGCGGAGGCGCGCGTGAAGGCGAGTGCGCTGGCGGGCACGCTCGACGATTACCGGCTGACCTTCGAGAGCGGGGAGATGATGACCGGGCGGTTCCTGGTCACGCGGCTGGACTATGCCGGGGATTACAACGGCGAGCGCAGCTACACGGTCGCGCTGGAGAGTTCCGGCCAGGTGGTGAGCGCATGA
- a CDS encoding gene transfer agent family protein, whose translation MNPAANPARGEAALRIAGEMLVLRPTFAALVAAEQELGPLFGVVERAADGRLGLAELVGLFWHCRHGAPDALTRERLGEAVVEAGLGAATPALKVLLRQILAGR comes from the coding sequence ATGAACCCGGCAGCCAATCCCGCGCGCGGCGAGGCGGCATTGCGGATCGCGGGTGAAATGCTCGTGCTGCGCCCGACGTTCGCGGCACTCGTGGCGGCGGAGCAGGAATTGGGGCCGCTGTTCGGGGTGGTCGAGCGCGCGGCGGACGGGCGGCTGGGGCTGGCCGAGCTGGTGGGGCTGTTCTGGCATTGCCGGCACGGCGCGCCGGACGCGCTGACGCGCGAGCGGCTGGGCGAGGCGGTGGTCGAGGCCGGGCTGGGTGCGGCGACGCCCGCGCTGAAGGTGCTGCTGCGGCAGATCCTGGCGGGGCGATGA
- a CDS encoding phage tail assembly chaperone, with product MTTFAEEARRLAGLAGVMFGWRPDDFWRATPDELAALVRACVPEGAAPPDAQAIMALQEAFPDG from the coding sequence ATGACGACGTTCGCCGAGGAGGCGCGGCGGCTGGCCGGGCTGGCGGGCGTGATGTTCGGGTGGCGACCGGACGATTTCTGGCGCGCGACGCCCGACGAACTGGCGGCGCTGGTGCGTGCGTGCGTGCCCGAGGGTGCGGCGCCGCCAGACGCACAGGCGATCATGGCATTGCAGGAGGCCTTTCCGGATGGATGA
- a CDS encoding DUF2460 domain-containing protein, producing the protein MGHWLTAARAGQAAGVLTRFDPAYWTVNFPRPMMAAVTTSAADALRVDAVFYHRDDLAGLIWESEDRHDHPLLRYKTARDYRACRLSFRWRSAGVLALDAVNGPVLTIEGRDAAGRARSWYVRLWNYATGTPEDARVAIDFGKVDGGFLLPGERDPVWAGDVDRMFVSLVAPGYEKAGGALPNPVEAWVELSGIGCDGAGAVIAVGDAVLPEHDLRIASGYDDSYHLTPARLLRNALHLGYRGAIVHYVGMSHYFRLRGGVVEGALNVACAAWHRDLAQRAKALGYVLIWSLSYELFDAHCPAGWKQRAADGSPALTGWVPPSTLLSPASTAAMAYLQGVARAFVAIGAAAGLVPHFQIGEPWWWVTPDGARPCIYDDSAKAAFAPVAVPSVRGTLDAAQRATLDRAGAALAASTAALAAVVKAAAPGCTTYLLAYLPTVLDAQAPEAKRMNMPTGWAAPAFDVLQLEDYDWVTDGDTPSSARGAAAAAARLGYPARQQEYLSGFVLRPEQRGQWRAIVAAAAAAQARGVRRVYLWALPQVLRDGLVYWQEEGAVEAFDDVMFPLALGREAEVTPTFSTGVTTSAGGRETRSIGWAAARTRYDVGPGVRSEADVATLLAFFRARMGPARAFRLRDPFDWRATNEAIGIGDGATRTFPLVRRYGAATRRITRPVAGSVRVTVAGAATQAFALGDGGVVTLDAAPPAGVAVAASFDFDVPVRFADDQLSVARATHLAGNAPSVPLIEVREA; encoded by the coding sequence ATGGGCCATTGGTTGACGGCGGCGCGCGCCGGGCAGGCGGCGGGCGTACTGACGCGTTTCGATCCCGCTTATTGGACGGTCAATTTCCCGCGGCCGATGATGGCGGCGGTGACGACGAGCGCGGCGGATGCGCTGCGTGTCGATGCAGTGTTCTACCACCGCGACGATCTCGCCGGGCTGATCTGGGAAAGCGAGGACCGGCACGATCATCCGCTGCTGCGTTACAAGACGGCGCGCGATTATCGCGCATGCCGGCTGTCGTTCCGCTGGCGGTCGGCCGGGGTGCTGGCGCTGGATGCGGTGAACGGCCCGGTGCTGACGATCGAGGGGCGGGATGCCGCCGGGCGCGCGCGATCGTGGTATGTGCGGCTGTGGAATTATGCGACCGGGACGCCCGAGGATGCGCGGGTCGCGATCGACTTCGGGAAGGTCGACGGCGGGTTCCTGCTGCCGGGCGAGCGCGATCCGGTGTGGGCGGGCGACGTCGACCGGATGTTCGTGTCGCTGGTGGCGCCAGGGTATGAGAAGGCGGGCGGTGCGCTGCCGAACCCCGTCGAAGCGTGGGTGGAGCTGAGCGGGATCGGGTGCGACGGTGCCGGTGCCGTAATCGCGGTGGGCGACGCGGTGCTGCCCGAGCACGACCTGCGGATCGCCAGCGGCTATGACGACAGTTACCACCTGACGCCCGCACGGCTGCTGCGCAACGCGCTGCACCTCGGGTATCGCGGTGCGATCGTCCATTATGTCGGCATGAGCCACTATTTTCGCCTGCGCGGCGGCGTGGTGGAGGGGGCGCTGAACGTCGCGTGCGCGGCGTGGCATCGCGACCTGGCGCAACGCGCGAAGGCGCTGGGCTATGTGCTGATCTGGTCGCTGTCGTACGAATTGTTCGATGCGCATTGCCCGGCGGGGTGGAAGCAGCGCGCGGCGGACGGTTCCCCGGCGCTGACGGGCTGGGTACCCCCGTCGACGCTGCTGTCGCCGGCCAGCACGGCGGCAATGGCGTATCTGCAGGGTGTCGCGCGGGCGTTCGTGGCGATCGGGGCCGCGGCCGGGCTGGTACCGCATTTCCAGATCGGCGAGCCGTGGTGGTGGGTGACGCCGGACGGCGCACGGCCGTGCATCTACGACGACAGCGCCAAGGCGGCATTCGCGCCGGTGGCGGTGCCGAGCGTGCGCGGCACGCTGGATGCGGCGCAGCGCGCGACGCTGGACCGCGCCGGGGCGGCGCTGGCGGCATCGACCGCGGCGCTGGCGGCGGTGGTGAAAGCGGCCGCACCGGGGTGCACGACCTACCTGCTGGCGTATCTACCGACGGTGCTGGACGCGCAGGCACCGGAGGCGAAGCGGATGAACATGCCGACCGGCTGGGCGGCGCCGGCGTTCGATGTGCTCCAGCTCGAGGATTACGACTGGGTGACCGACGGCGATACGCCGTCGAGTGCGCGCGGGGCGGCGGCCGCAGCGGCGCGGCTGGGGTATCCCGCGCGGCAGCAGGAGTATCTCTCGGGCTTCGTGCTGCGGCCCGAACAGCGCGGGCAATGGCGCGCGATCGTCGCGGCGGCGGCGGCGGCGCAGGCGCGCGGAGTCCGGCGGGTGTATCTCTGGGCGCTGCCGCAGGTGCTGCGCGACGGCCTGGTCTATTGGCAGGAGGAGGGTGCGGTGGAAGCGTTCGACGACGTGATGTTCCCGCTGGCGCTGGGGCGCGAGGCGGAGGTGACGCCGACCTTCTCGACGGGGGTGACGACCAGCGCCGGTGGCCGCGAGACGCGCAGCATCGGCTGGGCGGCGGCGCGCACCCGCTACGACGTCGGCCCCGGCGTGCGCAGCGAAGCCGACGTCGCGACGTTGCTGGCGTTCTTCCGCGCGCGCATGGGGCCGGCGCGCGCGTTCCGGCTGCGCGATCCGTTCGACTGGCGTGCGACGAACGAGGCGATCGGGATCGGTGACGGCGCGACCCGGACGTTCCCGCTGGTGCGGCGCTATGGCGCGGCGACGCGGCGGATCACGCGGCCGGTGGCGGGCAGCGTGCGCGTGACGGTGGCGGGTGCGGCGACGCAGGCGTTCGCACTGGGCGACGGCGGGGTGGTGACGCTGGATGCCGCACCGCCGGCGGGCGTGGCGGTGGCCGCGTCGTTCGACTTCGACGTGCCGGTCCGCTTTGCGGACGACCAGCTGAGCGTGGCGCGTGCGACGCATCTGGCCGGCAACGCGCCCTCGGTTCCGCTGATCGAGGTGCGCGAGGCATGA
- a CDS encoding DUF2163 domain-containing protein, translated as MSDRVVTQALCWRVERGDGVMVALTDHDRDLVVDGILHRAAPGMTPSAVVRGEGLEADTMEVTGALGAAAFRRDDLVAGRWDGARVVMNAVDWGDPARAAVPLGEGRIGEVELTAEGFTAEMRGAQARLERPVTEATSPACRAMLGDARCRVAMAPRRRFARVLACVDERVTIAAGGDPPGPVDDAYGEGVLRWFGGGNTGLTSAIERSVGAVLTLRAPPVFAVAAGTLVEVSEGCDRRLATCATRFGNVANFRGEPFLPGIDLLTRYPGG; from the coding sequence ATGAGCGACCGGGTGGTGACGCAGGCGCTGTGCTGGCGGGTGGAGCGTGGCGACGGGGTGATGGTGGCGCTGACCGATCATGACCGCGACCTGGTGGTGGATGGAATCCTGCACCGCGCCGCGCCGGGGATGACGCCGTCGGCGGTGGTGCGGGGAGAGGGGCTGGAGGCCGACACGATGGAGGTGACCGGCGCACTGGGCGCGGCGGCGTTCCGGCGCGACGATCTGGTCGCGGGAAGGTGGGACGGCGCGCGGGTGGTGATGAACGCGGTGGACTGGGGCGATCCGGCGCGGGCCGCGGTGCCGCTGGGCGAAGGGCGGATCGGCGAGGTGGAGCTGACCGCCGAAGGCTTCACCGCCGAGATGCGCGGCGCGCAGGCGCGACTGGAGCGGCCGGTGACCGAGGCGACCTCGCCGGCGTGTCGCGCGATGCTTGGCGACGCGCGCTGCCGGGTGGCGATGGCACCGCGGCGCCGGTTCGCGCGGGTGTTGGCGTGCGTGGACGAGCGGGTGACGATCGCTGCGGGCGGCGACCCGCCGGGCCCGGTCGACGACGCATATGGCGAGGGCGTGCTGCGGTGGTTCGGTGGCGGGAACACCGGGTTGACGAGCGCGATCGAGCGGTCGGTGGGGGCGGTGCTGACGCTACGCGCGCCGCCGGTGTTCGCCGTCGCTGCGGGAACGTTGGTCGAGGTGAGCGAGGGATGCGACCGGCGGCTGGCGACGTGCGCGACGCGATTCGGCAACGTCGCGAACTTTCGTGGCGAGCCGTTCCTGCCCGGCATCGACCTGCTGACGCGCTACCCCGGCGGATGA
- a CDS encoding phage tail protein, with protein MATLVLTAVGSAIGGPIGGAIGGVLGQALDRNVLLAPRARQGPRLSDLKVQTSSYGTQIPKVFGTMRVAGCVIWATELIETRSTTRGGKGRPGVSGYNYAASFAVALSARPIASVGRIWAEGKLLRGAAGDWKTPTGFRLYPGSEEQQADPLIASLTPDTPAYRGIAYAVFEALPLGDFGNRIPSLSFEVVADAAAPSIGSVARELGGGAIVGAGPALPLPGYAASGESVAGALDALATIAGAWWTPAGAGLRLADGVDAVVAIDPDASVSEVRRSIETVPARVSVSCYDPARDYQIGVQQAQRPGGGWRDATNDVPAALDAATARGLAQALVKRAERARVTRRVTLDATAIGIAPGDAVRLPDAGEPWRVTRTEVAGRGVTLDLTPSGSATIVLAADPGRVVAAPDRRVAATILVAAELPPLDDARVDTLRIAVLAGGDASGWRSAALLVSGDGGANWEAAGATAAPALVGRLAQPAPAGSAWLVDRATAIEVDLTHEALTLMSVDDAALDRGGNLAVLGEELFQFRDAVQVAPQRWRLSTLLRARRGSVVRAWPKGTAFALIEEACVATVAVPHSRAGETIRLMASGHGDPTPVAVAVTLSGMSVAPPSPVRLRASRRGDGSGEVRWVRRSRLGWRWSDGMEVPLGEERELYAVTVGARQLTSEAPQLALPAGSLPPGVVPVTVRQQGTLAPSAAIEGVMEGDGR; from the coding sequence ATGGCGACATTGGTGCTGACGGCGGTCGGCAGCGCGATCGGCGGGCCGATCGGGGGCGCGATCGGCGGGGTGTTGGGGCAGGCGCTCGACCGCAACGTGCTGCTGGCGCCACGAGCGCGACAGGGGCCGCGGCTGAGCGACCTGAAGGTGCAGACCTCCTCGTACGGCACGCAAATTCCGAAGGTGTTCGGGACGATGCGTGTCGCGGGCTGCGTGATCTGGGCGACCGAGTTGATCGAGACGCGCAGCACGACCCGCGGCGGCAAGGGGCGGCCAGGCGTGTCGGGGTACAATTACGCCGCGTCGTTCGCGGTGGCGCTGTCGGCCCGGCCGATCGCATCGGTCGGGCGGATCTGGGCGGAGGGCAAGCTGCTGCGCGGTGCGGCAGGCGACTGGAAGACGCCGACCGGGTTCCGGTTGTATCCGGGCAGCGAGGAGCAGCAGGCCGATCCGCTGATCGCGTCGCTGACGCCCGATACGCCGGCCTATCGCGGCATCGCCTATGCGGTGTTCGAGGCCCTGCCGCTTGGCGACTTCGGTAACCGTATCCCGTCGCTCAGCTTCGAAGTGGTCGCGGACGCGGCGGCGCCGTCGATCGGCAGCGTGGCGCGCGAACTGGGCGGCGGTGCGATCGTCGGAGCGGGTCCGGCGTTGCCGTTGCCGGGCTATGCGGCGAGCGGGGAGAGCGTCGCCGGCGCGCTGGACGCGCTCGCGACGATCGCGGGCGCGTGGTGGACGCCGGCCGGCGCGGGGCTGCGGCTGGCGGACGGCGTCGATGCTGTGGTGGCGATCGACCCGGATGCGTCGGTCAGCGAGGTGCGTCGCTCGATCGAAACCGTACCGGCGCGGGTGAGCGTGTCCTGCTACGACCCGGCACGCGACTATCAGATCGGCGTGCAGCAGGCGCAACGCCCCGGTGGCGGGTGGCGCGACGCGACCAACGACGTGCCGGCGGCACTGGACGCCGCGACCGCACGCGGGCTGGCGCAGGCGCTGGTGAAGCGGGCGGAGCGCGCGCGTGTGACGCGGCGCGTGACGCTGGATGCGACAGCGATCGGCATCGCGCCGGGTGATGCCGTCCGCTTGCCCGATGCGGGCGAGCCGTGGCGCGTGACTCGCACGGAGGTGGCAGGGCGGGGGGTGACGCTGGACCTCACGCCATCGGGATCGGCGACGATCGTGCTGGCCGCCGATCCGGGCCGGGTGGTGGCGGCACCGGACCGGCGCGTCGCGGCGACGATACTGGTCGCCGCCGAACTGCCGCCGTTGGACGATGCGCGCGTAGATACGCTGCGGATTGCCGTACTGGCGGGCGGCGATGCTTCGGGTTGGCGAAGCGCCGCGCTGCTGGTGAGCGGCGACGGTGGGGCGAACTGGGAAGCTGCGGGCGCGACTGCCGCGCCCGCGCTGGTCGGGCGACTGGCTCAGCCGGCCCCCGCCGGTTCGGCGTGGCTGGTCGATCGTGCAACGGCGATCGAGGTTGACCTGACGCACGAGGCGCTGACGCTGATGTCGGTGGACGATGCGGCACTCGATCGCGGCGGGAACCTGGCGGTGTTGGGCGAGGAGCTCTTCCAGTTCCGCGACGCGGTGCAAGTCGCACCGCAGCGGTGGCGGCTGTCTACGCTGTTGCGGGCGCGACGCGGCAGCGTCGTGCGGGCGTGGCCGAAGGGGACGGCCTTCGCGCTGATCGAGGAGGCGTGTGTTGCAACGGTCGCGGTGCCGCACTCGCGGGCAGGCGAGACGATCCGGCTGATGGCGAGCGGCCACGGCGATCCGACCCCGGTGGCCGTGGCGGTGACGCTGAGCGGGATGTCCGTCGCGCCGCCCTCGCCGGTGCGGTTGCGCGCGTCCCGGCGCGGCGATGGCAGTGGCGAAGTGCGCTGGGTGCGGCGCAGCCGGCTCGGCTGGCGCTGGAGCGACGGCATGGAAGTGCCGCTCGGAGAGGAACGCGAGCTTTATGCCGTCACGGTCGGCGCGCGGCAGTTGACCAGCGAGGCGCCGCAACTGGCGCTGCCCGCGGGTTCGCTGCCGCCAGGCGTGGTGCCGGTAACGGTGCGCCAGCAGGGGACGCTGGCGCCGTCCGCAGCGATCGAGGGCGTAATGGAGGGAGACGGACGATGA